From one bacterium genomic stretch:
- a CDS encoding ABC transporter permease subunit, with protein sequence MNIAAIYRREMRSYFSTPLAYVFIVIFLMLAGIFTFYLGGFFARAQADLEPFFTWHPWLYLFLAPALGMRLWAEERKTGTFELLMTLPVSMGDAVLGKFLAAWSMMAISLALTFPIWITVNVLGNPDNGVIVAGYLGSLLMSGAYLAVSACVSSATRNQVIAFVVSVVLCFTFLLLGFPLILDLFKPLLPGAVISFMSTVGFLQHFDSIVRGVVDIRDLLYFTTFIGLWLYAGAWAVDHHRS encoded by the coding sequence ATGAACATCGCTGCCATTTACAGACGGGAAATGAGGAGTTACTTCTCGACTCCCCTAGCCTATGTCTTTATCGTGATATTCCTCATGCTCGCGGGCATCTTTACATTCTATCTTGGCGGTTTTTTCGCCCGTGCTCAGGCAGATCTGGAGCCTTTTTTCACCTGGCACCCCTGGCTCTACCTGTTCCTTGCACCGGCTCTGGGTATGCGGCTCTGGGCCGAGGAAAGAAAAACAGGTACATTCGAACTGCTCATGACGCTCCCTGTATCCATGGGCGACGCGGTCCTGGGGAAATTTTTGGCCGCCTGGTCCATGATGGCCATCTCCCTTGCCCTCACCTTCCCCATCTGGATCACCGTCAATGTGCTGGGAAATCCTGATAACGGAGTGATCGTGGCAGGTTACCTGGGAAGCCTGCTTATGTCAGGCGCCTACCTGGCTGTGTCCGCCTGTGTTTCATCCGCCACACGCAATCAGGTGATCGCCTTTGTGGTGTCGGTGGTTTTATGCTTTACCTTCCTGCTCCTGGGCTTTCCTCTCATCCTGGATCTCTTTAAACCCCTGCTTCCAGGCGCTGTGATCAGCTTTATGTCCACGGTTGGGTTCCTTCAGCACTTTGACTCCATTGTGAGAGGGGTTGTGGACATAAGAGACCTTCTTTATTTCACCACCTTCATCGGACTCTGGCTCTATGCAGGAGCCTGGGCCGTGGATCACCATCGCAGCTAG
- a CDS encoding ABC transporter ATP-binding protein: MTASRIVAASLRKEFGRIVAVEDISFTVETGEVLGFLGPNGAGKTTTMRMLTGYLRPTRGDVSICGINMLTDPVKAKACIGYLPEGAPLYPEMTPATLLRFTGQARGLGGKELENRMDETADLVNLREVWNQSIETLSKGYKRRLGLAQAILHNPEVLILDEPTDGLDPNQKQEVRLLVRQMAQSKAIIISTHILEEVHAVCTRAVILASGRIVADGTPVELESMASDHNAVTILLPTAGASQFAEKLERIPEVSAVKITPEVEDRCLVQAFPSEGSLILTQVTDLIRQQNLNVLELRQEPGRLDEVFRNLTIPTTDHAYGGQA, translated from the coding sequence ATGACCGCATCCAGGATCGTGGCAGCCAGCCTCAGGAAGGAGTTCGGCAGAATTGTCGCTGTTGAGGATATCTCCTTTACTGTGGAGACAGGGGAGGTCCTCGGCTTTCTCGGGCCCAACGGTGCCGGTAAAACCACAACCATGAGAATGCTTACCGGCTATCTGAGACCCACACGGGGAGATGTCTCTATATGCGGGATCAACATGCTGACAGACCCCGTAAAGGCAAAGGCATGCATCGGTTACCTGCCTGAAGGTGCTCCCCTCTACCCGGAGATGACCCCGGCCACGCTCCTGAGGTTCACCGGGCAAGCCAGGGGGCTGGGTGGAAAAGAGCTGGAAAACCGCATGGATGAAACAGCCGACCTGGTTAACCTCCGGGAGGTCTGGAACCAGTCTATTGAGACCTTATCCAAGGGTTACAAACGCCGGCTGGGCCTGGCACAGGCAATCCTTCACAACCCGGAGGTTCTCATACTCGACGAGCCGACCGATGGCCTCGATCCCAACCAGAAGCAGGAGGTGCGGCTGCTGGTAAGGCAGATGGCCCAATCCAAGGCTATCATCATCTCGACTCACATTCTCGAGGAAGTTCACGCAGTCTGTACCCGCGCTGTGATCCTTGCCAGCGGCCGTATCGTGGCCGACGGAACCCCTGTAGAGCTGGAAAGCATGGCGTCGGATCATAACGCCGTCACCATTCTTCTTCCAACGGCAGGGGCATCACAATTCGCCGAGAAGCTCGAGAGAATTCCTGAAGTCAGTGCTGTCAAGATCACCCCTGAGGTTGAGGACCGGTGTCTTGTCCAGGCTTTCCCCTCCGAGGGCAGCCTTATTTTGACCCAGGTCACGGATCTCATCAGGCAGCAGAATCTCAACGTGCTGGAACTCAGGCAGGAACCAGGCCGCCTCGACGAGGTATTCAGAAATCTTACCATCCCGACAACGGATCACGCTTACGGAGGTCAGGCATGA
- a CDS encoding ABC transporter ATP-binding protein has protein sequence MSHHIVETQDLHFTYPDGTEVLRGISFRITHGESVAIVGANGAGKSTLLLHLNGYLTATSGTVRIGDSPLLRENLKQVRRAVGLVFQDPDDQLFMPTVFDDVAFGPLNMGLPSTEVQIRVKTALETVGAWHLHDRPPYRLSGGEKRAVAIATVLSMSPDIMVMDEPSSNLDPKSRRALINLLRGFTHTKIIATHDLDMVLDLCHRTLVIREGRIIADGSTAEIMGDEELLASSNLEKPLALRPCPVCAGGGL, from the coding sequence ATGAGTCATCATATTGTCGAAACACAGGACCTTCACTTTACCTACCCGGACGGTACCGAGGTGCTGCGCGGGATCTCCTTCCGCATCACTCACGGGGAATCGGTTGCCATTGTAGGCGCAAACGGGGCTGGCAAGTCCACTCTGCTGCTCCACCTCAACGGTTACCTCACTGCGACAAGCGGTACCGTTCGCATCGGCGACAGCCCGCTTTTACGGGAAAACCTCAAGCAGGTGCGGCGTGCGGTGGGGCTTGTGTTCCAGGATCCGGACGACCAGCTTTTCATGCCCACCGTATTTGACGATGTTGCCTTCGGTCCACTCAATATGGGGCTGCCCTCAACTGAGGTTCAAATCAGGGTCAAGACTGCGCTTGAAACAGTGGGCGCGTGGCACCTCCATGACCGGCCGCCCTACAGGTTGTCAGGTGGAGAAAAGCGTGCCGTGGCCATAGCCACCGTGCTTTCCATGTCTCCGGACATTATGGTAATGGATGAGCCATCTTCCAACCTCGACCCAAAATCGCGGCGCGCGCTCATCAACCTTTTGAGAGGTTTTACCCACACAAAGATCATCGCCACTCACGACCTGGACATGGTCCTGGATCTATGTCATCGCACCCTTGTCATTCGTGAAGGCAGGATCATCGCCGATGGTTCTACGGCCGAGATCATGGGGGACGAGGAACTGCTGGCTTCAAGTAACCTGGAAAAGCCACTCGCGTTAAGGCCCTGTCCTGTCTGTGCTGGAGGGGGTCTGTAA
- the cbiQ gene encoding cobalt ECF transporter T component CbiQ produces the protein MGKLEHHFYNIGYMDTLAGQDTAVHRLDPRAKLITTLIFIAVVVSFDKYEISALVPFIFYPVFLLAAGNLPLTYILRRILLVSPFAILVGIFNPLLDHNPIMMIGSLSITGGWVSFASILLRFTLTVGTAMTLVAVTGFNAVCMALDKLGAPRFFALQLLFLYRYLFVLVDEAVRMVRARSLRVFDGKGMNITAYGSLLGHLLLRTLNRAQRIHSAMWCRGFDGNIRIMKPFSFGRAEYIFMAGWISLFAAWRLVNFPLWLGAAVAELMG, from the coding sequence ATGGGCAAACTGGAACATCATTTTTACAACATCGGGTACATGGACACTCTTGCCGGCCAGGATACCGCTGTCCACCGGCTGGATCCCAGAGCCAAGCTCATCACTACCCTGATATTTATCGCTGTCGTCGTATCTTTCGATAAATACGAGATATCGGCACTTGTCCCCTTTATCTTCTACCCTGTCTTTCTCCTGGCTGCCGGAAACCTTCCCCTGACATACATCCTGAGAAGGATCCTCCTGGTTTCCCCTTTTGCCATCCTGGTGGGGATTTTCAACCCTCTGCTGGATCACAACCCTATTATGATGATCGGCAGCCTGTCCATCACCGGCGGATGGGTGTCCTTCGCTTCGATCCTCCTCCGTTTCACCCTGACTGTGGGAACCGCCATGACCCTCGTGGCGGTTACAGGGTTTAACGCTGTGTGCATGGCCCTGGACAAACTGGGAGCTCCCCGTTTTTTCGCCCTGCAGCTTCTTTTCCTCTACCGCTACCTTTTTGTGCTTGTTGATGAGGCGGTGCGCATGGTGCGGGCTCGTTCCCTAAGGGTCTTCGATGGAAAAGGCATGAACATAACCGCCTACGGTTCTCTCCTGGGACACCTCCTCCTTCGCACCTTAAACCGAGCCCAGAGGATCCATTCAGCCATGTGGTGCCGTGGCTTTGACGGTAACATCCGGATTATGAAACCGTTTTCCTTCGGACGGGCCGAATATATCTTCATGGCAGGGTGGATCTCCCTTTTCGCCGCCTGGCGCCTTGTAAATTTCCCCCTTTGGCTTGGGGCAGCAGTTGCGGAGCTCATGGGATGA
- a CDS encoding energy-coupling factor ABC transporter permease, whose translation MHMADALISPAVGGTAWAATAGLIGYSSRKLRDGMDDHQIPLMAVLGAFIFAAQMINFTIPATGSSGHLGGGLILAILLGPYAGFLTLASVLIIQALFFADGGLLALGCNILNLGFFPCFVVYPLIYKKIARDHKRRWLIVTGALMGAVVALQLGSLAVVTQTFLSGISELPFRTFVLVMQPIHLAIGFMEGVATLTVVLFVLKARPEILVDGAHAAAPKNPLSVRGLAAGFLIATLITGAGFNWFSSKYPDGLEWSVLRVTGTGEIREPEGEVHRSLADLQKKTALLPDYHLEGEDKQDGTESGEGSAAGPSTGPGTPLSGLVGGILTLLLAGALGLFLKRYHLRTQVGHSQVAHRK comes from the coding sequence ATGCACATGGCGGACGCCTTGATATCCCCAGCTGTGGGCGGCACCGCCTGGGCGGCCACAGCTGGACTCATTGGATACTCATCCCGAAAACTCAGGGACGGGATGGATGATCACCAGATCCCACTGATGGCTGTCCTGGGGGCCTTTATATTTGCTGCCCAGATGATCAACTTTACCATACCAGCTACCGGGTCCAGCGGTCACCTCGGCGGAGGGTTGATCCTCGCTATCCTGCTTGGCCCTTACGCCGGTTTTCTTACCCTAGCTTCCGTGCTGATCATCCAGGCCCTGTTCTTTGCCGACGGAGGCCTCCTCGCCCTGGGATGCAACATCCTCAATTTAGGCTTTTTCCCCTGTTTCGTGGTCTACCCGCTCATTTATAAAAAGATCGCCCGAGACCATAAAAGACGCTGGCTGATAGTGACCGGAGCCCTGATGGGTGCGGTTGTTGCCCTTCAGTTAGGCTCTTTGGCCGTTGTCACCCAGACCTTCCTGTCTGGCATCTCCGAACTTCCATTCCGTACCTTTGTCCTTGTTATGCAGCCGATCCATCTGGCCATCGGCTTTATGGAAGGAGTTGCAACGTTAACGGTGGTCCTTTTCGTACTGAAAGCACGACCTGAGATCCTGGTGGACGGGGCCCATGCAGCCGCACCGAAAAACCCCCTTTCCGTGAGGGGCCTGGCCGCCGGTTTTCTTATCGCCACCCTGATAACCGGCGCAGGATTTAACTGGTTTTCTTCGAAATATCCGGACGGCCTTGAGTGGTCGGTGCTTCGCGTGACCGGGACCGGTGAGATCCGGGAACCCGAGGGGGAAGTACATCGCTCCCTGGCGGACCTCCAGAAAAAGACAGCCCTTTTGCCGGACTACCACCTTGAAGGGGAGGATAAGCAGGACGGGACAGAGTCTGGTGAAGGATCTGCGGCAGGGCCATCCACAGGACCGGGTACTCCTCTTTCCGGTTTGGTGGGCGGGATCCTGACACTTCTTCTCGCCGGTGCCCTGGGGTTATTTCTCAAACGGTACCACCTCCGAACCCAGGTCGGACACAGCCAGGTCGCACACAGAAAGTAA
- a CDS encoding cold shock domain-containing protein: MAEGTVKWFNDAKGFGFIEQSEGPDVFVHFSALSGEGFKTLQEGERVTFDIVDGPKGPQAENVVKGG; the protein is encoded by the coding sequence ATGGCAGAAGGTACGGTCAAGTGGTTTAACGACGCAAAAGGTTTCGGTTTCATTGAGCAGAGCGAAGGCCCCGATGTCTTTGTCCATTTTTCGGCACTGTCAGGCGAGGGATTTAAGACCCTTCAGGAAGGGGAAAGGGTGACCTTTGATATCGTCGATGGGCCCAAGGGGCCCCAGGCAGAGAATGTTGTAAAGGGTGGATAG
- a CDS encoding DUF1499 domain-containing protein gives MKTTVIMFILLLLPVLTMANEIQDPQISQKDLDFPACPGTPNCVSSLAKDPAKRVEPFPLKGASSQSMELLSAIMGSMPRATVVSSSPDTIQAEFRSLLGFVDDILFKVSEDGKVIHVRSAARTGSWDLGVNRRRVEKIRKKYLESGI, from the coding sequence ATGAAAACAACAGTCATCATGTTCATACTGCTCCTGTTACCGGTGCTGACCATGGCAAACGAAATACAAGATCCTCAGATCAGTCAAAAAGACCTCGACTTTCCTGCCTGTCCAGGCACGCCCAACTGCGTGTCGAGCCTGGCAAAGGACCCGGCAAAAAGGGTCGAACCGTTTCCTCTTAAAGGCGCCTCTTCCCAATCCATGGAACTTCTCTCAGCAATTATGGGGTCTATGCCAAGAGCAACCGTAGTATCCAGCTCACCAGACACGATCCAGGCTGAGTTTCGATCACTTCTGGGGTTTGTGGACGACATCCTGTTTAAGGTGTCCGAAGACGGGAAGGTGATCCATGTGCGGTCCGCGGCTCGTACAGGGTCCTGGGATCTGGGGGTGAACCGGCGGCGGGTGGAAAAGATCAGAAAAAAGTATCTGGAGTCTGGTATCTAG
- a CDS encoding DUF2207 domain-containing protein, translated as MIIWKRLAALTCSLFVVLLFADYAHGVEEILDWHSDITVRSDASMTVTETIQVRAEGNIIKRGIYRDFPTKYKDRAGNRVSVDFTLLGVERDGRPEPYHTKDRSNGIGIYAGQRDVFLKPGVYTYKLIYRTDRQLGYFEDHDELYWNVTGNGWDFPILKASASVTLPSSVPRDSIMTGGDTGRQGSREEAYASGIDPAGGVTFQATRRLAPREGLTLVLGWPKGHVAEPGRAQKTALFLSDNKNLAAALAGLLILFAYYFWAWMKVGKDPEKGTVIPRFEPPDNMSPAAMRYIMEMGFDDKAFAAAVINLAVKGYLTISEESKAFGLSRVYTLKRTQAEPKTPLSKGEMRLAKRLFPGSAMTLKLENENHKKVSLAMDALKDLLKEEYHKSTIVNNSGYMTVGVLISIAIILLMGISGGSRSGGHPLLFIVLWFTPWTAATLFLWASRKFAMAAIFTFFLVMAGGAFAKATSLVFLATLVFFVVINLLFYILLKSPTNLGRRIMDKIEGFKMYMSTAEEHRLEKLHPPDKTPDLFEKYLPYALALEVDQEWSEKFADVLSEAAASQGYSPHWYHGHHWDSMHTGRFASGLGSSLSSAISSSSTAPGSSSGFGGGGSSGGGGGGGGGGGW; from the coding sequence TTGATAATTTGGAAAAGGCTGGCAGCATTGACATGCTCACTGTTTGTGGTGCTCCTTTTCGCCGACTACGCCCATGGTGTGGAGGAGATACTCGACTGGCACAGCGACATCACTGTTCGCAGTGACGCTTCCATGACGGTGACCGAGACCATCCAGGTCCGTGCCGAGGGCAACATCATCAAGCGCGGCATCTATCGCGACTTTCCCACTAAATACAAAGACCGGGCGGGGAACCGGGTGTCCGTTGATTTTACCCTGCTGGGAGTGGAAAGAGACGGCCGACCTGAACCCTATCACACAAAAGACCGCAGCAACGGCATAGGCATATACGCCGGGCAAAGGGATGTCTTTCTGAAACCGGGTGTGTACACGTACAAATTGATCTATCGCACCGACCGACAGCTGGGCTATTTCGAGGATCACGACGAGCTTTACTGGAACGTAACGGGCAACGGCTGGGACTTCCCCATCCTTAAGGCCTCCGCGTCTGTGACGCTGCCCTCCTCCGTACCCAGGGATTCTATTATGACCGGGGGCGACACGGGCCGCCAGGGCAGCCGGGAAGAGGCCTACGCCTCCGGCATCGACCCTGCCGGTGGGGTGACCTTTCAGGCCACACGCCGCCTCGCGCCCCGGGAGGGGCTCACCCTCGTGCTGGGCTGGCCCAAGGGGCACGTTGCCGAACCGGGCCGGGCACAGAAAACCGCCCTTTTCCTTTCCGACAACAAAAATCTGGCTGCTGCTTTGGCCGGATTGCTGATCCTGTTCGCTTATTATTTCTGGGCCTGGATGAAGGTCGGGAAAGATCCGGAAAAAGGAACAGTGATCCCCCGCTTTGAGCCCCCGGACAACATGTCTCCCGCGGCCATGCGGTACATCATGGAGATGGGCTTCGATGACAAGGCCTTCGCCGCAGCTGTGATCAACCTTGCCGTTAAGGGGTACCTCACCATCAGCGAGGAGAGCAAGGCTTTCGGGCTTTCCAGGGTATATACGCTTAAAAGGACCCAGGCAGAACCAAAGACCCCGCTGTCCAAAGGTGAGATGAGGCTGGCAAAGAGACTGTTTCCAGGCAGCGCCATGACTCTCAAGCTGGAAAATGAGAACCACAAAAAAGTGTCACTCGCCATGGACGCTCTTAAGGATCTTCTCAAGGAAGAGTATCACAAGAGTACTATCGTAAATAACAGCGGCTACATGACTGTGGGTGTGCTCATTTCCATCGCTATCATCCTTCTCATGGGTATCAGCGGGGGATCCCGATCCGGCGGCCATCCCCTCCTGTTCATCGTCCTCTGGTTCACTCCATGGACGGCTGCAACCCTTTTTCTCTGGGCCTCCAGAAAATTCGCCATGGCCGCCATCTTCACTTTTTTTCTCGTCATGGCCGGTGGCGCTTTTGCCAAGGCGACTTCCCTGGTTTTCCTGGCAACCCTCGTCTTTTTCGTTGTGATCAACCTTCTTTTCTACATTCTCCTCAAATCACCAACCAACCTTGGACGCAGGATCATGGACAAGATCGAGGGGTTCAAAATGTACATGTCCACGGCTGAGGAGCACCGTCTGGAAAAGCTTCATCCCCCGGATAAAACACCTGATCTGTTCGAAAAATATCTGCCCTACGCTCTGGCCCTGGAGGTTGACCAGGAGTGGTCTGAAAAATTCGCCGATGTGCTGTCTGAGGCAGCGGCCAGCCAGGGGTACTCCCCACACTGGTACCACGGACACCACTGGGACAGCATGCACACAGGCCGTTTCGCCTCCGGTCTGGGATCCTCCCTGTCATCGGCGATCTCCTCTTCATCCACTGCCCCGGGCTCATCTTCCGGGTTTGGCGGCGGGGGAAGTTCCGGTGGCGGAGGCGGAGGAGGCGGAGGAGGGGGTTGGTAA
- a CDS encoding LemA family protein gives MAGWIFLGVIAVIAAWAVAIFNKLVKNRNLVMEGWSGIDVQLKRRYDLIPNLVETVKNYAKHEEGTLSKVVELRNAAGKAQTAGEKAPLENALTGMLRQVFALAEAYPDLKANQNFLDLQAQLSEIEEQIQFARRYYNGTARDMNILVQSFPSNIIANFFGFKQADYFEIELATERETPKVKF, from the coding sequence ATGGCTGGATGGATCTTTCTTGGCGTCATTGCCGTCATCGCCGCCTGGGCGGTGGCCATTTTCAACAAACTTGTAAAGAACAGGAACCTCGTTATGGAGGGCTGGAGCGGCATCGATGTTCAGCTCAAGCGCCGCTACGACCTCATCCCCAACCTTGTGGAAACCGTCAAGAATTACGCAAAGCACGAGGAGGGAACCCTTTCGAAAGTGGTCGAACTCAGGAACGCCGCCGGAAAGGCCCAGACAGCCGGTGAGAAGGCCCCCCTTGAAAACGCCCTTACAGGGATGCTGCGGCAGGTCTTTGCACTGGCTGAGGCCTATCCGGATCTCAAGGCCAACCAGAACTTCCTGGATCTCCAGGCCCAGCTATCAGAGATAGAAGAGCAGATCCAGTTTGCCCGGCGCTACTACAACGGTACCGCCAGGGACATGAACATCCTGGTCCAGTCGTTCCCGTCCAATATCATCGCCAATTTTTTCGGGTTTAAGCAAGCCGATTACTTTGAGATCGAGCTTGCCACCGAAAGGGAGACGCCCAAGGTCAAGTTTTGA
- a CDS encoding cytochrome P460 family protein — MKRTLILMLASAMILTFTGMSMAIHIGSEDTGDNSGSLLTGPNLWTYITVEKPYTKWGLWPGTEKMYKGTQPHGAFLTTYVTKGAKQAIEKKKGNFANAAIIIKENYMPDKTLAAITVMYKAKGYNPEAGDWFWAKYNPDGSVAAEGKVEGCIKCHSAKADNNWVFTSDIK, encoded by the coding sequence ATGAAAAGAACATTGATCCTGATGCTGGCCTCGGCCATGATCCTAACCTTCACCGGGATGAGCATGGCTATCCACATCGGGAGTGAAGACACCGGCGACAATAGTGGCTCATTGCTCACCGGTCCCAACCTGTGGACGTACATCACGGTTGAAAAACCCTACACCAAGTGGGGCCTGTGGCCGGGAACTGAAAAAATGTACAAGGGCACCCAACCCCACGGCGCGTTCCTGACCACCTATGTTACGAAGGGAGCCAAACAAGCCATTGAAAAGAAAAAGGGCAACTTCGCTAATGCTGCCATCATCATCAAGGAAAACTACATGCCGGACAAGACCCTGGCGGCTATCACCGTCATGTACAAGGCTAAAGGATACAACCCCGAAGCGGGCGACTGGTTCTGGGCCAAATACAACCCCGACGGCAGTGTTGCCGCGGAAGGTAAGGTGGAAGGCTGCATCAAGTGCCATTCGGCCAAAGCAGACAACAACTGGGTTTTTACGAGCGACATCAAGTAA
- a CDS encoding ankyrin repeat domain-containing protein, translated as MRKGYSRRLSFILAAILLAAAAMGSAQSSGRLVEGKAPDTAADPALVAFFEAVRSGRVEDVRSLLDRGVDKDASLGGEYALLEAVRSGQAPVLALLLDRGCLTEVYSDRKTTPLYEAAAAGNPELVALLLDHGADPWVLTEGFMGPLEEAASKGDLESIRILISRHPALMVYRGGSALLKACWAGRPGSVRFLLDAGADTGVTGPFGSGPLAAAVAGKNREVVELLLNRGMAVNVSGREGGSLLIYAAQGGDASIVSLLLEHGADPSGKGEGGRTALHAAALKGDPDTVSVLIDAGVDLSTQDFRGMTPLMMAAERGHRKAVQLFLKAGAPVDAVSMTGLTALHLAVRGKSPDVALDLLAAGAELGRKGRTGNGVLETAVRPGGETIVNALLTFRPSSFGQEDLDRGLLQASRQGMADLIPVFIKAGARTESRWGSALTQAVRHPGAVKALLKAGADPMADNPSHQTPLQEAARQDATESLRLILGSGGTPNHVDLQGRTPLHYAAERCNAVAVDALLKAGADETVKDNGGRTAGDTARAKGCSDVIALIEALPFGREELNVALLKAAAEGDSARIRSLLDQGANVNTHDKGGRNTPLMKAIRHPEAVALLLERGADPFLHPPSRVRGAAPRSPLSLAMGNGSEKVVKDLVLRIRDPRYLGRHLTAMYGDRPAVTHILVEGGALLDMEDPQKRTPLQVAAQLGFSKVASVLIQAGSDVHQPGLLHSASSRGSLDLVRLLLEKGVDPDAKDHDGYTSLMVAVSRSFRKAGRIEVVQALLEAGADIEATNVKGETPLMRAALQYVRNGDTAVLEAVRVLLDHGADPLVTDASGKTILSLAREYNSRISPQRDLVPLEDLLSSRDGR; from the coding sequence ATGAGGAAGGGCTACAGCCGCCGTTTATCATTTATCCTTGCCGCCATCCTCCTCGCTGCGGCCGCCATGGGGAGCGCCCAGTCTTCGGGAAGGCTCGTTGAGGGCAAGGCTCCAGACACGGCGGCAGACCCCGCCCTTGTTGCCTTTTTTGAAGCCGTACGGTCGGGCAGGGTTGAGGATGTCAGATCCCTCCTGGACCGGGGCGTCGACAAAGACGCTTCCCTTGGCGGAGAATACGCGCTTCTGGAAGCCGTCCGGTCGGGCCAGGCACCTGTCCTGGCTCTCCTCCTCGATCGCGGGTGTCTCACGGAAGTCTATTCGGACAGGAAGACCACTCCCCTGTACGAGGCGGCTGCCGCCGGAAACCCTGAGCTCGTAGCTCTCCTCCTCGACCATGGAGCCGACCCGTGGGTCTTAACGGAAGGCTTCATGGGCCCCCTTGAGGAGGCTGCGTCAAAGGGGGATTTGGAAAGCATCCGCATCCTGATTTCTCGCCATCCGGCCTTGATGGTCTACCGGGGAGGATCGGCCCTGCTGAAGGCGTGCTGGGCGGGCAGGCCCGGGTCCGTACGGTTCCTTCTGGACGCGGGCGCGGACACCGGGGTTACCGGTCCGTTCGGTTCAGGCCCTCTGGCGGCGGCCGTGGCAGGGAAAAACAGGGAGGTGGTCGAGCTTCTCCTGAACCGCGGCATGGCGGTTAATGTGTCTGGCCGGGAAGGCGGTAGCCTGCTCATATACGCCGCCCAGGGAGGAGATGCCAGTATCGTATCCCTTCTCCTGGAACACGGAGCCGACCCATCCGGAAAGGGGGAAGGGGGCCGTACCGCGCTTCACGCGGCGGCCCTGAAAGGGGACCCAGACACCGTCTCTGTCCTCATTGATGCCGGGGTCGATCTCTCTACCCAGGACTTCAGGGGTATGACCCCCCTTATGATGGCGGCGGAGAGGGGTCATAGGAAGGCCGTCCAGCTTTTCCTCAAGGCCGGTGCCCCGGTGGATGCTGTCAGCATGACGGGGCTTACCGCCCTTCACCTGGCCGTCCGGGGGAAAAGTCCCGATGTGGCTCTCGATCTCCTGGCGGCGGGGGCTGAGCTTGGCCGAAAGGGACGCACGGGAAACGGGGTCCTGGAAACGGCCGTCAGGCCGGGCGGAGAGACCATAGTCAACGCGCTCCTCACCTTCAGGCCTTCTTCATTCGGGCAGGAGGATCTTGACCGAGGACTGCTCCAAGCGTCACGACAGGGTATGGCCGACCTCATCCCTGTTTTCATCAAGGCCGGTGCCCGCACGGAGAGCCGGTGGGGTTCAGCACTGACGCAGGCGGTTCGCCATCCGGGAGCCGTGAAGGCCCTGCTCAAGGCGGGAGCTGACCCGATGGCGGATAACCCCAGCCACCAGACCCCCTTGCAGGAAGCTGCAAGGCAAGATGCAACCGAGAGCCTGCGGCTCATCCTGGGCAGTGGCGGCACCCCCAACCATGTCGACCTGCAAGGGCGCACTCCGCTCCACTACGCCGCTGAAAGATGTAATGCGGTAGCTGTCGATGCTCTCCTTAAAGCCGGTGCGGACGAAACGGTTAAAGATAACGGAGGGAGGACCGCGGGAGACACTGCGCGGGCTAAGGGATGCTCAGACGTGATCGCTCTCATCGAGGCACTGCCGTTTGGCCGGGAAGAGCTGAACGTGGCCCTTCTTAAAGCTGCCGCTGAAGGGGACTCCGCCCGAATACGCTCCCTCCTCGACCAGGGTGCGAACGTCAACACACACGATAAAGGCGGGAGGAACACTCCCCTGATGAAAGCCATTAGGCACCCCGAGGCCGTGGCGCTGCTTCTTGAAAGAGGAGCTGATCCATTCCTCCACCCGCCCTCTCGCGTTAGAGGCGCAGCACCTCGGAGCCCCCTCAGCCTTGCCATGGGGAACGGTTCCGAGAAGGTTGTCAAAGACCTCGTTTTGCGAATAAGGGATCCCAGATACCTTGGCAGGCATCTTACGGCGATGTACGGAGACCGGCCTGCCGTTACGCATATCCTGGTGGAGGGGGGAGCTTTACTGGATATGGAAGACCCCCAGAAAAGAACGCCTCTTCAGGTGGCGGCTCAGTTAGGATTTTCCAAAGTGGCTAGCGTCCTGATTCAAGCGGGATCGGACGTCCACCAACCCGGCCTCCTCCATTCGGCTTCTTCGCGGGGCTCGCTGGACCTCGTGCGTCTGCTGCTGGAAAAGGGGGTGGACCCGGATGCGAAAGACCACGACGGATACACTTCTCTCATGGTCGCCGTCAGCAGATCGTTCAGGAAGGCAGGAAGGATAGAAGTCGTGCAGGCCCTTCTGGAGGCTGGTGCCGACATTGAGGCAACCAACGTCAAAGGCGAGACACCACTGATGCGGGCCGCCTTGCAGTACGTAAGAAACGGGGACACAGCTGTTCTGGAGGCCGTCAGGGTGCTTCTGGACCATGGTGCCGACCCATTGGTAACCGATGCCTCCGGTAAAACGATCCTGTCACTCGCCAGGGAGTATAACAGCCGGATCTCTCCGCAGAGGGACCTCGTACCTCTAGAGGACCTTCTCAGTTCCAGGGATGGCCGGTGA